The following coding sequences are from one Rattus rattus isolate New Zealand chromosome 11, Rrattus_CSIRO_v1, whole genome shotgun sequence window:
- the Tmem271 gene encoding transmembrane protein 271, whose translation MKWSVRGACAALSSCLLLACALSAAAVGLKCFSLGSELRGEPFRLGAAAGAFYSGLLLAAGLSLLGAALLCCGPREAPLAGSGAGPGPGLGVPASPAGAPEPSPGETRAAAGPSGPVNSQNLLLLGVLVFMLGVLSAFAGAVIDGDTVSLVERKYSHYCLPPRTPAAGPGPATGSVAPGTSTQRSRSNLDSTTTAKCRQLKDYQRGLVLSTVFNSLECLLGLLSLLLVKNYKSSQARRGRRGRRRASRSLARPRGGPGLRAQPLASRTRRGRRGKRGRRLQPRPSEASILSPEESDFTTPGDCASFAAHHAVSYINVGVFHAFDEAGVEVCCGGHPSVELPGYAPSDPDLNASYPYCCRPPCEMARPWEPSRAC comes from the coding sequence ATGAAGTGGAGCGTCCGCGGGGCCTGCGCCGCGCTTTCCTCCTGCCTGCTGCTCGCCTGCGCGCTCAGCGCCGCCGCCGTCGGCCTCAAGTGCTTCTCACTGGGCTCGGAGCTGCGCGGGGAGCCGTTCCGGCTAGGGGCGGCCGCCGGAGCCTTTTACTCGGGGTTGCTGTTGGCTGCCGGCCTCTCTCTGCTCGGCGCCGCCCTGCTGTGCTGCGGGCCCCGGGAGGCGCCCCTCGCCGGGTCAGGGGCCGGGCCGGGCCCGGGACTCGGGGTCCCCGCATCTCCGGCGGGCGCTCCGGAGCCCTCTCCTGGAGAAACGCGGGCGGCTGCCGGGCCCTCCGGACCGGTGAACAGCCAAAACCTGCTGCTCCTAGGCGTCCTGGTCTTCATGCTCGGGGTTCTCAGCGCCTTTGCGGGAGCAGTGATCGACGGCGACACAGTGTCCCTGGTGGAACGCAAGTACTCCCACTATTGCCTGCCCCCGCGCACGCCGGCCGCTGGCCCTGGCCCGGCCACTGGCTCTGTAGCCCCAGGCACTAGCACGCAGCGCTCCCGCAGCAACCTGGACAGCACCACGACCGCCAAATGCCGCCAGTTGAAGGACTACCAACGCGGCCTGGTGCTCTCCACTGTATTCAACTCGCTCGAGTGCCTGCTGGGCCTGCTCAGCCTCCTGCTGGTCAAGAACTACAAGTCGTCGCAGGCTCGGCGCGGCCGCCGGGGCCGCCGGAGGGCAAGCCGATCTTTGGCGCGACCGCGGGGCGGACCCGGGCTCCGCGCTCAGCCGCTGGCCTCCCGGACCAGGCGCGGCCGCCGGGGCAAAAGGGGGCGGCGGCTGCAGCCACGGCCCAGCGAGGCCTCCATCCTATCCCCGGAGGAGTCCGACTTCACCACCCCAGGAGATTGCGCGAGCTTCGCTGCGCACCACGCTGTGTCCTACATCAACGTGGGCGTCTTCCACGCGTTTGACGAGGCGGGCGTGGAGGTGTGCTGTGGCGGGCACCCGTCGGTGGAACTGCCAGGGTATGCGCCCTCGGACCCCGACCTCAACGCCTCCTACCCCTATTGCTGCCGGCCGCCCTGTGAGATGGCGCGCCCTTGGGAGCCTAGCCGAGCCTGCTGA